From Phragmites australis chromosome 5, lpPhrAust1.1, whole genome shotgun sequence, a single genomic window includes:
- the LOC133918910 gene encoding 7-dehydrocholesterol reductase-like — protein MAKPKPLAAASAKASPTPAPPATVHSALVTYTSMLSLLSLCPPFVILLWYTMVHADGSVVRTYEYLREHGLLEGLKSICPMPTMIAWKIIFGFGLFEAVLQLLLPGKRFEGPVSPAGNVPVYKANGLQAYAVTLITYLSLWWFGIFNPAIVYDHLGEICSALVFGSFVFCIFLYIKGHVGPSSSDSGSSGNVIIDFYWGMELYPRIGEYFDIKVFTNCRFGMMSWAVLAVTYCIKQYEMNGRVADSMLVNTALMLIYVTKFFWWESGYWCTMDIAHDRAGFYICWGCLVWVPSIYTSPGMYLVNHPVNLGSQLALSILLAGMLCIYINYDCDRQRQEFRRTNGKCSIWGKAPSKIVASYQTTKGETKSSLLLTSGWWGLSRHFHYVPEILSAFFWTVPALFNHALPYFYVIFLTILLFDRAKRDDDRCSSKYGKYWKMYCNRVPYRVIPGIY, from the exons ATGGCCAAGCCCAAGcccttggccgccgcctccgccaagGCCTCCccgacgccggcgccgccggccaCGGTGCACTCGGCGCTGGTCACCTACACCTCCAtgctctccctcctctccctctgccCGCCCTTCGTCATCCTCCT GTGGTACACGATGGTGCACGCGGACGGCTCGGTGGTGCGGACCTACGAGTACCTCAGGGAGCACGGCCTGCTGGAGGGGCTCAAATCCATCTGCCCCATGCCCACCATGATCGCCTGGAAGATCATCTTCGGCTTCGGCCTCTTCGAGGCCGTTCTGCAGCTGCTGCTCCCCGGGAAGCGCTTCGAAGGGCCGGTCTCCCCTGCCGGGAACGTGCCGGTCTACAAG GCAAATGGCTTACAAGCATATGCAGTGACCTTGATAACTTACCTTAGCCTGTGGTG GTTTGGAATTTTTAATCCTGCGATAGTATATGATCACTTGGGAGAGATATGCTCTGCTCTTGTCTTTGGAAGCTTTgtgttttgtatttttctgtACATAAAG GGTCATGTAGGACCGTCTTCATCTGACTCTGGATCCTCGGGGAATGTGATTATTGACTTCTACTGG GGAATGGAACTATACCCTCGGATTGGTGAGTACTTTGATATCAAAGTCTTCACAAACTGTCGTTTCGGGATGATGTCCTGGGCTGTTCTTGCTGTAACCTACTGCATAAAGCAG TATGAAATGAATGGCAGAGTTGCAGATTCTATGCTGGTGAATACTGCACTGATGTTGATCTATGTCACCAAGTTCTTTTGGTGGGAATCTGGATATTGGTGTACTATGGACATTGCTCATGATAGAG CTGGTTTCTATATATGCTGGGGATGCTTGGTATGGGTTCCATCCATATACACCTCTCCTGGAATGTACCTTGTAAACCACCCTGTGAATTTGGGTTCCCAG CTAGCACTCTCAATTCTTCTTGCTGGAATGTTGTGCATATACATAAACTATGATTGTGACCGTCAGCGCCAAGAATTTCGACGGACTAATGGGAAATGCTCAATCTGGGGCAAGGCTCCATCTAAG ATTGTCGCTTCCTATCAGACTACGAAGGGAGAGACAAAAAGCAGCCTTCTCTTGACTTCTGGATG GTGGGGTTTGTCACGTCACTTCCACTATGTCCCAGAGATACTGTCTGCATTTTTCTGGACTGTTCCAGCTCTTTTCAATCAT GCCCTACCATACTTCTACGTGATCTTTCTGACAATATTATTGTTTGACCGAGCAAAGAGGGATGATGACCGGTGCTCCTCAAA GTACGGAAAGTACTGGAAGATGTACTGCAACAGAGTACCATACAGAGTCATTCCTGGCATTTATTGA